ACCTATGGGATCATCTATGGCAGTTGGTGGAACGACGATCCGCTCATGTTCACTTGGGGTGAGGGCGCGAATTTCACCACTGGACTGCTCAAGCTAAGGAGGCAATTCGAAGACACCCATGCCGAGTACCGAGGCGGTGTCAGTGGCTGCAGGGTCAAGGCGGCAGACTATCTTCCCTGGCATTCCCACTACGGCAGTATGCAATACCTGCACTTTATGACAAACGAACCCAACGCTGGGGATGATCAGGCGAGGTTAAGAAAAACTACATCTGAGGCACTCCTCTGGATGGAATTCGCCTACAAGGTAGCGATCAAGAAAATCAAGGCAGACGACCCTTTGACTGAGGCAGATGAGATCAAGCTTGGGATGCCTCGGGTCGACCTCAACTACTGCCTTGAAGACAAGAAGAACGAGAAGGTTCGGACGCTCTTTGCTCCTGCCGGAACGGACTATGAGGGCCGCAACCTTCTCACACCGGATGTTGCTCTTGGGAGCATGCTGCACGTCATGCAGGACTCCTTCTCACCAGCCCATACCTGTCGGGTCGATGAGTATGTAGCCGGAAGGCCATACGCTGTGCTGACGAAGGTCTACAACTATGGCGAACAGGTAGAAGCAAACCTTGGGGACTATCACCACGACAAGGATGACTATCCGGGGTGGCTGATCACCTACACCCGAACCGGGAAGCACGTCTACGAAAACGATCCCATTGTGGTCGGAGCCTGGCTGATCAAAGCTGTCGACCAACAAATGGAATGGGACGATGTGCGTAAACACCTAGAGCAAACAATCTTTAAGCGGTCCGATAGACCTGCGAGCGAGCCTTCGCCGGCGTGCATAGGAAGCAGTAAGGCATAAACCCAGGCCCCAAGACTTTGTTCCTTGCTCGGCAAGGAGCAGCTCACTCGGGGTGTTCGTATCCGAACGCTCCGGGTTCCCCCTTGGAAGGGCGCCTGAGACACTGCGGTATTCCCCGCTTCATGATCAGGGCTTTCACTCCCCAGTGGGGCTGGCGGCGTGCCAACAGCGCTCATGCCACAGAGCTCGACTACTCCTGAGTGTCTGCTTCTGGCCGTTAGCTGCCGGTGGTGAAGGGCAGCTGACGGTCGACAACAGCCCTCGCCAAGGACAGAAAACGGCCAGTACGTGACTATAGGTTGTTTGAGGGCTACTAAATACCCCCTTGTCCTACATCAGGTTTTTTAGCAGCTTTAATCTGTTTGTTAAGATTTCTGACTAACTCGGGCAACTTGCCAAGATTGTCCCAATCCTGAATCGATGAGGCTATGACGGCAGCAATATCAACCAGAGATGCAATAATTCCAATGATTTTTGCCGCTTCCTGCAAGGAGAAGATAGTGTCCGCAGCGTCTTTGATCCCATCTTTGACTTTTTTGGCGCTACTTTGAATATCCTTTATGGCATTGGCAACGTACATATCGTAAGCGCTATTCGCGCCTACCATGATCTTGCCCGCGTCGCTACTCATTTTCAGCAAATCATCATGAGGCAACCTTGTCGCTGGAGGGTTCTCCATTTCAGCATCAATTTTGTTCCTTATGTTGTCGTGCGATCTCTTCAAATCGTCATATATTTTCTTCAAGCCGGCGGGGTCAAGCGTGTTTTCGCTCATTTGGAAGACTCTCCTTTGAAGGCTTCGTCATACTGCTTCCGTGCGGCCACGACCTTTTCCCTTGCCGCCTTCACATACTCGATAATTTGCTTTCCGGAGTCTGAATCAAGGGATCCAGATTCTGTCGCTAACTTATGGTGTGTGTTCTTGATTTCCAATAGCGCCTCAGAGTAGGCCTCTGCCGCTTTCTTTTTGCTGGATATCTCGGCTAGCTTCGCATCTCTTTCATTTTTAACATACAAGGCCCCCTCCAGTGTGTCAGCAGGGAAAGTGCTATCAGCCAAGTTGTACCAATTGCTCACGACCTTAGATTCTGAATCAATCTTGCCGGCCTGGTCGCGTAGGATACTCGCAAGAAGATTCGCAAGAGTTCCAATGCTTTCATCGTTCTCCTGAATGATCCTTTTTAGCTCATGTTGTCGCCATAGGTCGAGCGGTATGCTTATTAGCTTAACCATGGCGCCATAAGCAGCATTTCGTTTCTCCTTCTCTTCCTTTGATGCGGACTCTGCTGTATAGGGGAGCTTGTTTAGATTGCTCACCAGTTCGTCAGTGCTCTTGTCAAGCGATACGACATCACTGCCAGAGAGTACCGCTAATTTTGCCATGTAATCCGAAATGACTACGTGAAGACTTGCAATGGATTTTTTGTTGTCTTCATTAAGGCCTGCCGGGAACGGAGGGACAGTCAGCAGTGGTGGGCACGTTATTTCGCTCTTCTTCTTTTTCTGTATCCGAGCCTGCCTGCTTGAGTACTCATCGCAGTTGACTGAGTACAAAAGAGAGTTGTTTGTCTCTTCCAGTTTTGCCCGCCGGGCCGCTCCCTTGTCTAAATATCCAGTTATTTCGTTGGAGGAAGAAAGCGCTGCGGACTGCTCTGTGAACTTTTGTACTTCTTCAAGGTTCACACAACCAGCAGTAATCGAAAACAACACGACAACCAAGGCATTCCGAAACACGTTAAAGATCGCAGACATTCGCATAGCTAGATCCCTCATGTAGCCTGCGTAGGAGATGAGTGCACTAATGCCTGTGCGCTCGACGTGAGCAATTGCTCAGAGAGAAAGTCTAGACGAGTGGTCGAAAAGACAGCAAATCGTTCCAGCATATCCTGAGGTTAGCTTGAGCACTGATTGCATCTGGCTGTGGCGGCTTCACACCCACACATCAGAGAAATTGCGGTCTTGCCAAGCAACGACTGTGAATCGTTCCTGGTTTCGGAAGCGCTCGATGACCGCTCATGAGGGCTTTTGGCCTAGAGCTGTCCGCTTTGAACCACTGCTCCTGGCCATCTGCAACCCTCCACGAACGCCCGCGATGGGGCGAAAGCCGTCGTTCGCGAGTACCCGTTTTCGGCCCATAGCCCCCGCAGACAAGCGATAGAGGGCTTGCATGATGGTGAGCTGTCAGCTCGATAAGCCCCGGATTACCTGTCGGCCAAACGGTCATGGCGGATTGCCTTGCGGGGACTATCGTTGCTTCTCTGGGCACCGACTACCGACCGAGGGCGCTGCAATGAACACCAGTGATCTACTCGAACAGTTACTTCGGGCCGGCCAGGCCTCACAAGCGCAACAAGGGAGCGGCGGCCTGTCATCGCAAGACGGCCTGGGTGGTTTGGGCGGCTTGCTGGGTGGGCTGCTTGGCGGCGGCAGTGCGGCGGGTGGCGGTGGTGGCCTTGGTGGTCTACTCGGCGGCCTGTTGGGTGGCGGTGGCGGTGGCGGCGTTACCCAGGGACGCTCCACAGGTGGTACCAACTACGCAGCCCTGGCGTCGTTGGGTATGCTAGCGTTCCAGGCCTATCAAAGCTGGCAGCGCAGCCAGGCGGCAGCCCCGCAACAGGCCCTGCGTACTGTCGATCAATTGTCCGGCCCCGAGGCCGACGATCACAGCCATGCCATCTTGCGCGCGCTGATTGCGGCAGCCAAGGCTGACGGTCGCATCGACCAGCAAGAAGAACAGTTGATCTACGCCGAAATCAAACGTCAAACCAACGATCCGCAACTGCAGCAATGGCTGGACGAGGAAGTCAGCAAGCCTCTCGATGCTGCCGAGGTGGCGCAGTCGGCTCAGGACCCGGCCATGGCCGCGGAAATGTACCTCGCCAGCGTGATGCTGGTGGATGACCAGCAGGCCGCAGAGCGGGCCTATCTGGACGAATTGGCCAGTGCACTGCAAATCGATCCGACATTGCAGGTGCATCTGGAGCAGCAAGCCAAGGGAGCCGCTTGACCGGGCTGAAGTGTCCGCGCTCCTCATCAATCCGAAGCCTGTACAGGTAAGCCCTGAGAAATTGCATGCACGCTTGTTTCTAGCTCAACCATTTCAACGTCTCAGAGGAGCAAGGAGCGTTTGGAGCGGCTGCCGGGCGGGTAGGGAGGGCGCTCGGCTTTATGCAGAGGTAGTTGAACCTCCGTTAATGGAACGCACAGATATTGTCACAGGGTGACTGTTGATTAATAGCAAAGCGCAATATTCATCACGCTCTATCTGATATAAGCGGTTTAACTGGTTTGTTCTTGGTTTTTACGCATTGTCAATGCTCGGCGCGAGAACCGTCGATTCCTCTGCTCCAGCACCTGCTGGTGATTTGCCAAATGGCGTTCTAGCGCCTCTACTGTAGAGAGTTGGGTAGCATCGAGAGGGGACCGACATGGCGACAGGTAAGCAGGAGCATTCGCGTGGCGAAGCTGTTGGTGATTCGCTTCATCATTTCACAGATGCTGCGCGGTCCATAAAGAAGAGCTTTGTTGATCCGCGCCGAGACTGGTATGCGAAGCACCAGTCTTACCCTTTCTATATGTTCAGGGTGTGTGGCATCGTAACAATAGTGCTTGGAGTTATCCTTCCCGTCATTACAGTTACAGATCTTCAGCATAAAGACGTAGTTATGCCGGTAGTGAGCTTGACGATAGCCGTACTGACAGGAGTAAGTAATTTTTTTCGTTGGGAAAGAAGCTGGCGAGG
This genomic stretch from Pseudomonas entomophila L48 harbors:
- a CDS encoding tellurite resistance TerB family protein, producing MNTSDLLEQLLRAGQASQAQQGSGGLSSQDGLGGLGGLLGGLLGGGSAAGGGGGLGGLLGGLLGGGGGGGVTQGRSTGGTNYAALASLGMLAFQAYQSWQRSQAAAPQQALRTVDQLSGPEADDHSHAILRALIAAAKADGRIDQQEEQLIYAEIKRQTNDPQLQQWLDEEVSKPLDAAEVAQSAQDPAMAAEMYLASVMLVDDQQAAERAYLDELASALQIDPTLQVHLEQQAKGAA
- a CDS encoding DUF4231 domain-containing protein; protein product: MATGKQEHSRGEAVGDSLHHFTDAARSIKKSFVDPRRDWYAKHQSYPFYMFRVCGIVTIVLGVILPVITVTDLQHKDVVMPVVSLTIAVLTGVSNFFRWERSWRGREQSKFAIDALEAKWELELAKATHVLAEEKRLEYAYTATNDFFTNVRIVSAAETDEFFSGMQFPQVEKPEKTGEK